From Oryza sativa Japonica Group chromosome 4, ASM3414082v1, one genomic window encodes:
- the LOC4336689 gene encoding protein indeterminate-domain 4, chloroplastic-like isoform X1, protein MASNSSAAAAAAFFGISRDGDQHDQIKPLISHQQHQHQQQQLAASLTGVATAAPTAASSQGAPPAAPPAKKKRNLPADPDAEVIALSPKTLLATNRFVCEVCNKGFQREQNLQLHRRGHNLPWKLKQKNPAQAQRRRVYLCPEPTCVHHDPARALGDLTGIKKHFCRKHGEKKWKCDKCSKRYAVQSDWKAHSKICGTREYRCDCGTLFSRRDSFITHRAFCDALAQESSRLPPTSLSSLTSHLYGASNAGNMALSLSQVGSHLTTSLQDGGGHHHHPSPELLRLGGAGGGGGAGGGSSIAARLDHLLSPSGASAFRPPQPAFFLNAAAAAAATGQDFGDDAGNGQHSFLQAKPFHGLMQLPDLQGNGAGGPGAPGPNLFNLGFFANNGNSSGSSHEHASQGLMSNDQFSCGAGGGGGSDASAAGIFGGNFVGGDHVSPAGLYNDQAAMLPQMSATALLQKAAQMGATSSANGPGSMFRGFVGSSPHMRPAAQHMDQSDAHLNDLMNSLAGGGVNAAAMFGGTNGGGVPGAGMFDPRLCDIEHEVKFSQGGGGGGGAGAGTGDGTRDFLGVGGGGIVHGMSTPRGDHHQSSSDMSSLEAEMKSASSFNGRRMP, encoded by the exons ATGGCATCGAATTCATCGgctgcagctgcggcggcgTTCTTCGGGATTAGCAGGGATGGGGACCAGCATGACCAGATTAAGCCGCTGATATCACACCaacagcaccagcaccagcagcagcagctggcaGCGTCACTGACCGGCGTGGCAACAGCGGCGCCTACTGCGGCGTCCAGCCAAGGcgcaccgccggcggcgccaccggccaAGAAGAAGAGAAATCTACCAG CAGACCCGGACGCGGAGGTGATAGCGCTGTCGCCCAAGACGCTGCTGGCGACGAACCGGTTCGTGTGCGAGGTGTGCAACAAGGGATTCCAGCGGGAGCAGAACCTACAGCTGCACCGGCGAGGCCACAACCTGCCGTGgaagctgaagcagaagaacccggcgcaggcgcagcgccgccgcgtgtACCTGTGCCCGGAGCCGACGTGCGTCCACCACGACCCGGCCCGCGCCCTCGGCGACCTCACCGGCATCAAGAAGCACTTCTGCCGCAAGCACGGCGAGAAGAAGTGGAAGTGCGACAAGTGCTCCAAGCGCTACGCTGTCCAGTCCGACTGGAAGGCCCACTCCAAGATCTGCGGCACCCGCGAGTACCGCTGCGACTGCGGCACCCTCTTCTCCAG GAGGGACAGCTTCATCACGCACAGGGCGTTCTGCGACGCGCTGGCGCAGGAGAGCTCCAGGCTGCCGCCGACGAGCCTCAGCAGCCTCACCAGCCACCTGTACGGCGCCAGCAACGCCGGGAACATGGCGCTCAGCCTCTCCCAGGTGGGCTCCCACCTCACCACCTCGCTccaggacggcggcggccaccaccaccacccgtcCCCCGAGCTGCTCCGcctcggcggcgcgggcggtggcggcggggccggcggcgggagcagcatCGCCGCGCGGCTCGACCACCTGCTGTCGCCGTCGGGCGCGTCTGCCTTCCGCCCCCCGCAGCCGGCGTTCTTCCtcaacgccgccgcggcggcggcggcgactgggcAGGATTTCGGCGACGACGCTGGCAATGGGCAGCACTCGTTCCTGCAGGCCAAGCCGTTCCATGGCCTCATGCAGCTGCCCGACCTCCAGGGCAATGGCGCCGGGGGCCCCGGCGCGCCGGGACCTAACCTCTTCAACCTCGGCTTCTTCGCCAACAACGGCAACAGCTCGGGGTCTAGCCATGAGCATGCCAGCCAGGGGCTGATGAGCAATGACCAGTTCAGCTGtggtgcaggcggcggcggcggttctgacgcgtcggcggcggggatcTTCGGCGGTAACTTCGTTGGTGGCGACCATGTTTCTCCTGCAGGGCTCTACAACGATCAAGCGGCGATGCTGCCGCAGATGTCGGCGACGGCTCTCCTCCAGAAGGCGGCGCAGATGGGCGCGACGTCGAGCGCGAACGGCCCGGGCTCCATGTTCCGTGGcttcgtcggctcgtcgccgcacatgcggccggcggcgcagcACATGGACCAGAGCGACGCGCACCTCAACGACCTGATGAactccctcgccggcggcggcgtcaacgccgccgccatgtTCGGCGGcaccaacggcggcggcgtccctgGCGCGGGGATGTTTGATCCGAGGCTGTGCGACATCGAGCACGAGGTGAAGTTCAGccagggcggcggaggcggaggcggcgccggcgccggcaccggcgaCGGGACGCGGGATTtcctcggcgtcggcggtggcggcatcgTCCATGGCATGTCGACGCCGAGAGGAGACCACCACCAGAGCAGCAGCGACATGAGCTCCTTGGAGGCCGAGATGAAGTCCGCATCGTCCTTCAACGGGAGAAGGATGCCATGA
- the LOC4336689 gene encoding protein indeterminate-domain 4, chloroplastic-like isoform X2: MASNSSAAAAAAFFGISRDGDQHDQIKPLISHQQHQHQQQQLAASLTGVATAAPTAASSQGAPPAAPPAKKKRNLPDPDAEVIALSPKTLLATNRFVCEVCNKGFQREQNLQLHRRGHNLPWKLKQKNPAQAQRRRVYLCPEPTCVHHDPARALGDLTGIKKHFCRKHGEKKWKCDKCSKRYAVQSDWKAHSKICGTREYRCDCGTLFSRRDSFITHRAFCDALAQESSRLPPTSLSSLTSHLYGASNAGNMALSLSQVGSHLTTSLQDGGGHHHHPSPELLRLGGAGGGGGAGGGSSIAARLDHLLSPSGASAFRPPQPAFFLNAAAAAAATGQDFGDDAGNGQHSFLQAKPFHGLMQLPDLQGNGAGGPGAPGPNLFNLGFFANNGNSSGSSHEHASQGLMSNDQFSCGAGGGGGSDASAAGIFGGNFVGGDHVSPAGLYNDQAAMLPQMSATALLQKAAQMGATSSANGPGSMFRGFVGSSPHMRPAAQHMDQSDAHLNDLMNSLAGGGVNAAAMFGGTNGGGVPGAGMFDPRLCDIEHEVKFSQGGGGGGGAGAGTGDGTRDFLGVGGGGIVHGMSTPRGDHHQSSSDMSSLEAEMKSASSFNGRRMP; the protein is encoded by the exons ATGGCATCGAATTCATCGgctgcagctgcggcggcgTTCTTCGGGATTAGCAGGGATGGGGACCAGCATGACCAGATTAAGCCGCTGATATCACACCaacagcaccagcaccagcagcagcagctggcaGCGTCACTGACCGGCGTGGCAACAGCGGCGCCTACTGCGGCGTCCAGCCAAGGcgcaccgccggcggcgccaccggccaAGAAGAAGAGAAATCTACCAG ACCCGGACGCGGAGGTGATAGCGCTGTCGCCCAAGACGCTGCTGGCGACGAACCGGTTCGTGTGCGAGGTGTGCAACAAGGGATTCCAGCGGGAGCAGAACCTACAGCTGCACCGGCGAGGCCACAACCTGCCGTGgaagctgaagcagaagaacccggcgcaggcgcagcgccgccgcgtgtACCTGTGCCCGGAGCCGACGTGCGTCCACCACGACCCGGCCCGCGCCCTCGGCGACCTCACCGGCATCAAGAAGCACTTCTGCCGCAAGCACGGCGAGAAGAAGTGGAAGTGCGACAAGTGCTCCAAGCGCTACGCTGTCCAGTCCGACTGGAAGGCCCACTCCAAGATCTGCGGCACCCGCGAGTACCGCTGCGACTGCGGCACCCTCTTCTCCAG GAGGGACAGCTTCATCACGCACAGGGCGTTCTGCGACGCGCTGGCGCAGGAGAGCTCCAGGCTGCCGCCGACGAGCCTCAGCAGCCTCACCAGCCACCTGTACGGCGCCAGCAACGCCGGGAACATGGCGCTCAGCCTCTCCCAGGTGGGCTCCCACCTCACCACCTCGCTccaggacggcggcggccaccaccaccacccgtcCCCCGAGCTGCTCCGcctcggcggcgcgggcggtggcggcggggccggcggcgggagcagcatCGCCGCGCGGCTCGACCACCTGCTGTCGCCGTCGGGCGCGTCTGCCTTCCGCCCCCCGCAGCCGGCGTTCTTCCtcaacgccgccgcggcggcggcggcgactgggcAGGATTTCGGCGACGACGCTGGCAATGGGCAGCACTCGTTCCTGCAGGCCAAGCCGTTCCATGGCCTCATGCAGCTGCCCGACCTCCAGGGCAATGGCGCCGGGGGCCCCGGCGCGCCGGGACCTAACCTCTTCAACCTCGGCTTCTTCGCCAACAACGGCAACAGCTCGGGGTCTAGCCATGAGCATGCCAGCCAGGGGCTGATGAGCAATGACCAGTTCAGCTGtggtgcaggcggcggcggcggttctgacgcgtcggcggcggggatcTTCGGCGGTAACTTCGTTGGTGGCGACCATGTTTCTCCTGCAGGGCTCTACAACGATCAAGCGGCGATGCTGCCGCAGATGTCGGCGACGGCTCTCCTCCAGAAGGCGGCGCAGATGGGCGCGACGTCGAGCGCGAACGGCCCGGGCTCCATGTTCCGTGGcttcgtcggctcgtcgccgcacatgcggccggcggcgcagcACATGGACCAGAGCGACGCGCACCTCAACGACCTGATGAactccctcgccggcggcggcgtcaacgccgccgccatgtTCGGCGGcaccaacggcggcggcgtccctgGCGCGGGGATGTTTGATCCGAGGCTGTGCGACATCGAGCACGAGGTGAAGTTCAGccagggcggcggaggcggaggcggcgccggcgccggcaccggcgaCGGGACGCGGGATTtcctcggcgtcggcggtggcggcatcgTCCATGGCATGTCGACGCCGAGAGGAGACCACCACCAGAGCAGCAGCGACATGAGCTCCTTGGAGGCCGAGATGAAGTCCGCATCGTCCTTCAACGGGAGAAGGATGCCATGA